caaaaagttctAAATGGCTTCTTAAGATGTATTTAGTCTGCATCCACAATCACTGCCTCATACTACAAATTCCAATCTTGACAAGTTTCTTCTATAATGTATAACCATATTCTATCATCTATATACATGGAGATGTCTTATGGACTTGTGGATTATCATTTTGGACCATCGCTGACAGGTGTAGCATGACTACAGTTTGCATGTACAAAATGTGACAGCGGACTGTAAGATTGGTAGCAGAGAGTAGTGCTGGTGCCACTTATATTGTTTCTTTCTACTGGTAATTTTAAAAGGGCAAAATCACAAGTTAACATATTGATAACACTAGATTGtatatgttttaataaagaCCTGTCTGATCTGTAGACAGATAGATATCAAGCTCCTTAAAAAGCACACCGCTCTCACGACAACAAACACTTGCACATAGCAGTGTCAATAAGAAGTAGCAAGCTAGTTTACATACTTGTTTTATCAAGCTGCTAACTTGTGGCGTTGTCGGTTTACGCTAACGTTagcagctaacattagcattagttTCACAGCACTCAAAGGACGGGACTGGGCCTATTCCACAAACTGGTGCTTATGTTACTAACCTATATTTGACAGTATAAACAACGAATACAAAGACTGAATCCAGTAAGTTGTACTTCAAAGAGTATTTAAAGACGAAGCAGCTGGAAACCGGTGTGGTTACCTTTCCGTCTATCCTGGCGTATCGGCGGCCATGGCCGGGGTATATTTTATACCCGCTGAAACTGCACAACTCGACCCTGAAAACGACAAATATTGAACATCACTATAAGAAAAGGCTACACATTAACTCGTCGTGCTGAaagtattgttaaaatgtttatttaagaGATGAGATGGCATTTGATAGTATTCCGTTCACTCACTTCATGATGGCTACGAGAGGGCACAAAACCGGAAAGGAAGATGACGGATGCGGAAACTGACTTGGGAGACTACAAATCTATATTTATGAACTAAGACactattaatattatttattatgttgttgttattgtaaaTATTTACGGGTAACGTACacttattaattattttagcttttgcacaaaaaatattttattcaaattcacACTTTGTGTACCAAGTGTGACGATATTGACGACACAATCTGGCGGTTGCCTAGCAAACATATCTCCCAGCGGTCAGTCAACACGTTCAGGTTTAATAATACGAAAATAAAGAGGTGACTCAAGCATATAACACAGTCAAAAGATAAATGAGAACCCCCACCTTTAGGCCGTTTTTACCGTTAATGTTGTTATCCAGCTTCTGTCTTAAATTTTTTACTAAAATCTGGCTGGCGATAGGAAACGACGGCAATTGTAGTCTTTTCAACCACAAAGACACCACCCCGTAACGAGCGAGATTGCCAGTTtgaactacatttcccagaaccTACTTAGTTTAACCGTTTGACAAGCGACCGCCGCTTCTCGTCTTTCAAGCTATAGACTGCGGCTAATAGAGTTGTTAGCTAGCGTTACATGTTGTCTGAGGCGACAGGATGGGTGTATCAGATTTACAATATGATGCAAATGCAGGTAAGCAGCTTGATGGTTGATTTGGTTGGACGGCAATTGctcatttttgctttaatgGCAGCCATAGCTGGTATGTTTATTAGTcgctagctaatgctagctagtgTGCATCACCTCAGAGTACCGCCGATAGCTAGTGTTAGTCACATCAAGTGTGTCAGGATGCAGGTCATGTGTCAGTCCTCTGGCGTTAGACTTGTAATAAAGTTGAATAAAACTCATTTTGTCTTGTATTACTGCTCTGCAAGTTGTCTAGCTAGCTTGTAAGAATGAATTTGATAATGTAAGTCAGCTGTTTTGGATGTCCTGATGCGAGCCCATTACCTGTGAACAATTAAACTATTATGTAAACTCAGTGCCCCCAAGTTTAATGTCCCAACCAGCCTAAAAGATAACCCTGATCACAATTAACTCTACTTCATGTGAAAATTAGTGTCATCTCTGCCCCCAGCTttactgtaggtgtgtgttgtacagtgtgtgtttaactgcTATAAGATCCTGTGTGTTATGTAGCCATAGTGCTGAGCAAACTGACAGTTGCTGTGGCTTTCCAGTCCGTTTAATCCCCTCCTTCTTTACTCCTATAAGGACCCGTGGTCGATCTTTCTGCCCGGAGTATACAGAAGCTGGATCCTACTTTCACCTGCTCCGAGGACACTCACACTCTCATCCTGGACCGCAACCACATAATGAAACTGGACCACCTGGAAAGGAGCCCAGGCCTTCAGCAGGTAGTTAAACCCATTGAGCCCTCTGCTCAGGTTTTCACTCCCTTTATTTATAGACCTATAGCAGAGCCAGGAGTGACTTGCTGCCAGAATACTGTACATTATCTTGATTTAATGtaatttgataaatatttgtcatttccTCTTTAGCTATCTGTAGCCAGCAACCGTCTGGTGAGAATGATGGGCGTGTGTCGGCTAACAGAGTTGAGAGTCCTCAATCTTCCCAATAACAGTATTGGATACATCGAGGGACTAAGAGACCTGCCACACCTCGAATGGCTCAACCTATCTGGGAACAATATTAAGGTGATTCTCACATGCTTTTTCTGATATGTCATTTATATACAAAAATGTCATTGCATAGATCAAACCATGTTTTAGCACGTGTCTTATATGTTGCGTGATTAACCAGCTGCACAATCTTTTACACAGGTCATTGAACAACTCAACAATTGTGTTTCCCTTCAACACCTGGATCTGTCGGACAATAACATATCTACCATTGGCGATGTGACTAAACTGGTGGCATTAAAGGTGAATGCTGAGGCCTTCTAAGTCAAAAGCAAGCCTAAACAAATTACTATTTAATAATGTAAAGCTctagtgtctgttttcttttatccGTCTTTGATTCAATTTCTATCAATTTTGCAGACACTCTTACTCCATGGAAACAGCATTACAACACTTCGCACTGTCCCTGCTCACCTACCCGCCCATTTATCTATTCTCTCCCTGGCAGAAAATGAGATAAGAGATCTTAATGAAGTAATTATCTTGTCAATTACTTGATACGGCAGCAGTAATTTCCATTTGTATCACATAGCGGCTAACTGGTATTGACTGACTCTCTTCTGATTCTTCCATAGGTGTCGTACTTGGCATCTCTCCATGACCTGGAGCAGCTGTCCATTATGAGCAACCCTTGTGTTATGGCGACCCCCTCGTTGCCAGGTTTTGATTATCGGCCATACATCATGAGTTGGTGCCTGAACCTCAAAGTCCTGGATGGCTACGTAGTATCACAGAAAGAAGCGTGCGTGCATTCTTAAGATTTTTCAGTTCGGCTTAATGCAGGAATATTATCCAACTGTTTGAATCCCCCATTTATTGTATATAATTGTCATGATTACAGTCTCAAGGCAGAGTGGCTTTACAGTCAGGGAAAAGGACGGTCATATCGGCCAGGTCAGCATGTTCAGCTGGTTCAGTACCTCGCCACTCTTTGCCCTCTGACGTCATCACCAGCCTTAGAGACGGCAGAAGATGCCAAACTGGAGAAGATCCTGAATAAGCAGAGGTAAACGTATGAATTAAGGGGTAGTACCGCTGCGCAATATGAAGCTCAAAAGCATGATGCCAAagactatcacacacacacatacaccaatACACACTGCCATACATCCTTCTGAAGTGAAAATATCTACTTGATTGACCTCATGtttaaagtgacattttcatctGCCAGGTTTCACCAAAGGCAGCTGTTAGAGGAGAGCCATGGAGGCTGTCCCAGCCCTCCTCGTCCTACTCAACTAGATGTGGAGAGGCACAGTCCTTCACATGCAGTCCCTCAGGGGGGAGCCAGAGAGCTGAAGAGAATCAGTGCACCATTACCAGCTACAGCTCCATCGGTGCGGGAGGCAGGTAAGAGAGATGCTTTGTCACTCCAAGGAGCAGTTCCAGTGGACATCAATTGTTTATGTGTTTTCCTTGCATATTTTAACTGTTTGGTATGCCTCCTTTGTACAGAGCCTGTCGTGCAGTTTAACACTTGGGTAAGCTGTGATTCTTCCCACCCATCGCTGGCGGTAGTCCACAGCCCAAGGCTCGGACAGGAGCACATCTATTTGGAGGATGTGCAGACAGATGAGGACAAACTCAGTGGCAGCATGCTTTCCTCAGAGTCCACCTTTCTCCCGTTCACGCCTGATCTGGAGCCACAAACAACCCATTCCGAGAGCGAGGACGAGACAGAGACATTTGAACCCGATTCCCTGGCTCCAAAGCGCCCAGCACAGCCcaaaaagcacaacacaagCAAGACGCATCAGTCGCCCCCAGTAGATAAGCAAGAGAGGGGTCCTGAAGAGGAAGTTATTTCTGGTACAGCCACAACAGCTGGATCACTTGTGGTCAGAGTTAGCACACCACAAAATGATATGGAAACATCCCCTGAATTCAGTAAAACAGAGGTGAAAGAAGCCCAGAAGCAGGAAGAAGTTGGTATGTGTGCCAGTAAATCCAGTTTGGTGGATGCAAACAGGGCAGCAGTTAAAATACAGTCATGGTGGAGGGGACAGCACACTCGGTGTTGTCACCCCATGGCCAGAGAGGTGCGCAGTGAAATCCGCCTGCGCAGGATGCAAGAACACATCCTCTTCCTGTCTGAGAAGCTGGACAGGTAACATCTGaccatcagtgtgttttctatttttcttacGGTGTGAGAACGGTTGTACTTTAACAAATGTTACTTACAGTTGTGGATATACAAGTATGTATTTGCCAGTATTTACAAAGATTCAAAGCACTAACATGTAAAAATGGGATTTGTTTgcagagtgcagcagcagtttgaagAGGAGAGGTTACAAAGGCTGGTTCAGGAAGAAGCTGTGAAGTTTCTGTGGAAACAGGTCAGTGACTGCTGGGGTCTGCTTTTTCAAATCTCAGAGTCCACAGTCATGCTAGCTTATTTGTGAGGCTGCACTAATGCTAATATGGTAATAGGTCCACATTGACAACGctaacatgctgctgtttggcagGTATAATTTATACCATGTTTAACTTGTCAGCATGCCGTTTGGCTCAAATACAGATGAGGCAGATGGGAATGTTGGTagttctgcatgtgtgtaaataaaCCATAACCACAAACCAGTTTTGTACAAACTgacaattttattattatttatttatagtttttaaaactcatcctgagggggacatggATGTATGTACCTAATGTGGCAATTTATCCAATAGCttcagacatttcactcaaaatcacaaatgtcagCCCCATGGTGGTCAAGTGATccaagtcagaggatcaccagaGTCTTTAAGATTCCTCCTCTGCGGACCAACACTGTCTTCACAAAATATCATGGCAATCCATGTAATGTTTGACGCTTTCCCTGTGTTCTCCTTGTAGCTGCAGTCTATGCAGCAGTGGAAACAgtctgtggagcagcagctgtctAGCGTCACTCAGGCTGTCACCCCGGCTCAGATCTCAGCTGCTGGACTATGTGAGGCCGCCCCGCCCGTTGCATCCAGCACGACGAACCCACCCAGCACAGACGTCTCCTTCCCAGACTCTGGCTTCCAGTCAACGAGCGATCAGCAGGCAGCGCAGGACGACAGCTTCCTGAGCAGTGGGACAGCAGACTCTCTGAAGACGGTGCGAGCACTGAGCCCTGTTCGTAGCGGCTTCGCCGGTGGTAGTGACGGTGTGGACAGCGCAGACTGCAGCCTGCTGGAGCAGTACCTGTCCTCTgtacagcagagggaggaggaggctgaggaggcgATCAGTGATAGAACAGAAACACCACACCCCCCCTCACCAGTATTACTGGGCAAAACAGAACAGTCCGCCTCCTCCCAGCAGACGCCAGCAGACAACCTATCAGAAGTGCAAAAAACGGAGGACACCACCCCTGGCCGTGTCTGAGAGCCCACGCCTAATAGACATCTGTACAGAACAACTGAGTGTGTAGAAACTGATGGTAAGAATGAGACGTGTCGCTCCCTCTTTGGGCATATCTGACAACTGCACTCCTCTTGATAGCTGACCCAGATCTCAAGTGGCACTGCACTTAGTTTTCCATGTTTATCAAGACTGAACCCAGAACAGCCTTGACAACAACACCTTACTGTGAATGTAACTCgtgcttttttaaatatttaaatatttggaTCTGCTCTGGCATTTAATGGACCGTTTCCTCTCCATGTAAAGACACTGATTGTGATGCAGCTTCAGAAAGTAAGTACAGCCAGTCGGTTGCTACCTTTACTCATTAGAAGACCAGGTATGGTATAACATATTCTCTTTCTCAATACTGACTGcattaaatacatgtttttgaCTACAGTTAATCAGATTAGTTGATGTGTTAATCGTAGTGCCCTTTCCATCACACGTATATATACTATAcatgaaacaacagcagcataCTATCTGTTATAACGTACAATGATAATATCTGAACTGTTTTTACTCAACTAAGATCACATCACCTGAAATTGTTGTAGCATCTATGTCTTcttgaaaaaatgtaaataaatctgCAATTATTATTTTCCACTTATTTTCATTGGGTTTTGTGTTGAAATGACGTAAGAACCATTTAATAGTTATTTTAAATATCACGTAATCTGATTATTTCTGATTTTCAGTGGAGCTTTAAGTGTACAAAATCTCAGGGTATTGATGACCATCTCCTATAAAGAAGGTACATTGTTAAACACCTAATTCAGAGTAATTTATTACCGGATAAACTGCTTCAGCACAGAGTAGACACACAATAAATGGAGGAATATATTACTAGGTATGATATGGCCTAATTAATATTGATAAATTGCTGTCAGGTTGTGCAGTAACAATGCGAGCCAAGTcaatttcacagaaaaacacagtaaagGTTTGGCCATAAACCTCATATATACTATTTTAACTACTCTAAATCAAATAACTAGATCTGTATGTGTTTTCCAGTGATGCTTTTACGAGCTCATGGTTTAAATCACTAACCACCAGAGGACGCAGCAGCACCGATCCGCCCCTAAAACTCGCCCCCCCCCGCGGTCCTACTTTCCTGCCGTCCAGAGCGGTGGGAGCTCCGGGTGGGCAGGAGGCTGTTTGTCTGCCGCACCGTCCGTCCGAGGCGCCGTCCGAGCCGCCGTTGCCTCCTCTCCGCCCCGCTGCCTCCTCTCCGTCCTCCGGCCGCCTAACGGTCCCACATCATGCTAACCTGTCCGTCCTGACGTGTAGGTAAGCGGGGGAATTAACGCGGAGAAAACGCCTCAGTCGCCAGTGTTGATGTTAGCTAAGAGGggtattttttaattaataatttcagagatgcaaatgtatttaaacCCTTTTGTTTAATATAAATTTCATGACTCCTCCGTGTCTTTGTTGTCGCGTCGTCGCAGCCGTTCATGTGATAGAAGCAGCTGACCgttagaaaaaaacatggacGAACCGGTGAGATGTTTACAGCCATTActgcctctgtgttttattttatcctccgttaaatttgcatttttctgcTTGTCTAATCTTGGATACATGTACGGGCACAGCGGCCCTATTCTCTCAATGTGGACTAGCAAGAGGATTAATCCATATAAGATCATTCTGCAACAATTCTGACAGATGAAGTTCTTCTTCTGAACATTATTGTGCAAAATTCACCAGTTTCTGCTCATCAAATCTGATTATTTGCTGGTTTaggcttttattgttgtttttatttaatcaaataggtggtttttgacattttgaatgcatCAGACTGGGCTTCAGGAATTTTTGATGGTAATATTTTCACTATTTGCTAACATCTAATAGACTAAAATGGTTGGTTAATAGTGTTGTTAAATACAGAATTAAAGTATAACATCACTTTTCAGGAATTTGGGCTCAAGCCAAGGGGAAATTCAGGTAtccagtcacactcacactgacaaataataaaaaatgaagaatgaggaggaggaggtcggATCAGAGCTCAGCATCCTCTTACTAGATTGTTTGGAGCTTTCATCCATataatagtagtagtggtattatttgtatcattattattattattattatcattattatcacttttgtgtttgaagtttattcttattcttttggagctgtgtgtaacaaaaagcaatttccccctggggattattaaaggaattctgattctgataacaCGGTCTTCATCGGCCATCGCCATCATTGAGGTGCATCTGAGTGGGGAAACGGCAGAAAATAATATAacttaaaactacaaaaattaCTGGTAAAATATGTTACAAAAAGCTTCCTTTCTAAAAACATAcctgaattatttttaaaacaccagagatTACTGAACAGTATAGCCATTAAACCATCATGTAATAAGtattaaaacaaatcagataaaaacaagcCTTCCCTCTTCAGATAGACCGTGAAATGTGCCCATTTTTATAGCTTAGAAACAAACAATTAAACTGCAATTAAACCTAATTcatgattttctttctctgctgatAGCGTTCGTTCATCAGCTTTGGGCACCAAGGCGGAAACGATGGCATCATCCCCGTGGTGACAGCACAGAGTGAAACAGGGCCTGATCATGGGAGACAGAAGGAGGTCACCATGTGCCGAAATCTCTCCAAATATgccctcatcttcctcttcctagCCCTGTCTGGCCTCATCTTCCTGCTGCGCAACATCCACACCGTGGAGGTGAGCAGAGAAAGGGGCTCACACTTGGGTTTTAATTGATGTGTCTTCCCGGTTGCCTTGGAAGGGAAATGGATATACCGCTCCCATTACTGTTGATAATACTGTAGCTTACGAGGAAAGTACAGAACAGCTCTGCACATAATATTATGTTATTCAGAAAGTCACTGTGTTTAATGTCATTTGACTGTTGTGAAGATGTCGAAAGACTTTGGAGGCCTTTAACCACAAGGTAGCTGTAATACATGGTGACGTAGTCCTCTATTATAGTGCTCTATTCACACAGGATATGAGACTCCATCtttagcaaacagctgcctcTCAGCTCCTGAGCGAGGGCTGGAGGGCTGGAGGGCTGGCCTGCCTTTACTGCTAATTGACAGCAGAAATGTGAAGCAATCCATGCTTTTATGTGATCCGGTGTCTTTATTTGTCCTCCCAGTGAGTTCAGGAAATCTGCTCGTAAAGTCAGTGTAAGCTCACAGACAGACCGGTAGCCTTGGCTAATCAATGTCGACAGggtaaacacatacacaaagg
This region of Pempheris klunzingeri isolate RE-2024b chromosome 10, fPemKlu1.hap1, whole genome shotgun sequence genomic DNA includes:
- the cep97 gene encoding centrosomal protein of 97 kDa; this encodes MGVSDLQYDANAGPVVDLSARSIQKLDPTFTCSEDTHTLILDRNHIMKLDHLERSPGLQQLSVASNRLVRMMGVCRLTELRVLNLPNNSIGYIEGLRDLPHLEWLNLSGNNIKVIEQLNNCVSLQHLDLSDNNISTIGDVTKLVALKTLLLHGNSITTLRTVPAHLPAHLSILSLAENEIRDLNEVSYLASLHDLEQLSIMSNPCVMATPSLPGFDYRPYIMSWCLNLKVLDGYVVSQKEALKAEWLYSQGKGRSYRPGQHVQLVQYLATLCPLTSSPALETAEDAKLEKILNKQRFHQRQLLEESHGGCPSPPRPTQLDVERHSPSHAVPQGGARELKRISAPLPATAPSVREAEPVVQFNTWVSCDSSHPSLAVVHSPRLGQEHIYLEDVQTDEDKLSGSMLSSESTFLPFTPDLEPQTTHSESEDETETFEPDSLAPKRPAQPKKHNTSKTHQSPPVDKQERGPEEEVISGTATTAGSLVVRVSTPQNDMETSPEFSKTEVKEAQKQEEVGMCASKSSLVDANRAAVKIQSWWRGQHTRCCHPMAREVRSEIRLRRMQEHILFLSEKLDRVQQQFEEERLQRLVQEEAVKFLWKQLQSMQQWKQSVEQQLSSVTQAVTPAQISAAGLCEAAPPVASSTTNPPSTDVSFPDSGFQSTSDQQAAQDDSFLSSGTADSLKTVRALSPVRSGFAGGSDGVDSADCSLLEQYLSSVQQREEEAEEAISDRTETPHPPSPVLLGKTEQSASSQQTPADNLSEVQKTEDTTPGRV